gagccaccgccgccgccccTGCCGCGGCGCGCCCACAGGCTTCAAGGCCTCAGGGCGCGGCTAACCCTGCCAGGCAGGGTTACCAAGAGGCGTCCCTGTCGAGCCGCATGTAAGTCAGGAGTCCTCTGCACCACTTGCCCCGATGAATCCATGTTATCTTCTTGCATGTTTCCCCCAAATATGAACGCTTGAGCGCACCCGTGTGTTCAAGATCTATGGGCATCTGGCAAGCTTCAGAATTTGGGGCTGGTCGTGACCTCGCTTCCGAGTCCAGGTTTCGTGATTGTTATTTTTGAGGAACTGGCGTCTCTTCCCTGCCTCTCGTACTTCGCGGTTCACTCTCTCTGTGAAACTGAATACTTCTACAAATTCGACTCTTGAGCGACGGGATTGAAGTGATTACTAACGAAATGATATTTACTAGTACGCGGCCCGATGAACAGAAGAAGTAGAACCAGACGGGAGTCTTCATGTTCTAccagttctttttctttcaactACTTGCCCTTTATCTtatttctctccttttttttctcatttttcttctttttcttcttttaATGTACAGATGTCACAGCGGGGATGAGGCGGGTCTGTCCGCCGTAGAACAGTAAGTGGAAATGTTTATAGCCTAAAATATAAGGCAAACAAAAAAGTTCACCGTCACGCGTCGTCAAACGGAACAAACATTTAGCATAGCCATATTCAAGAGCTTGAAAACGTTCGTAGCTCATCGAGCCCCATCACCTTACACAAAAGATGGGCACATCAAAGTCTCGAGCCTCTGCAAAGGCTGCCAAAGCCCCTCCAGATGTTCCTGCACGTCTCATTCCCCCAAAGACCTTTGTTCTCGACAATGGCGCATATACAATGAAAGCGGGCTGGGCCTGCGATCCCTCCGTCTCCTCCGAGGAAGCGCTATCCCACTGCGTCACGATACCGAATGCGATTGTCAAGACACGCGACAACCGAGTATTTACTGGGGCTCAGCTGAACACCCATGTCACGGACTGGAATGAAGCGGTGTTTCGGCGCCCGGTGGAGAAGGGATACGTCGTGAATTGGGAAGCGGAGAGGGAGATCTGGGAACAGACGTTCttcgaggagaaggcgaCACCTCGAAACAAGCAGCTTCGGATCACCAAACCGGAAGAAACCACTCTGATTCTGACGGAGGCTCCAAATAATTTACCAGTGCTGCAGCGCAATACGGACGAGATGGTGATGGAGGAGTGGGGCTTTGGTGGTTATGCGAGATGTTTGGGTCAGTGATTCAGAGAATGAGGACGGAGGTCTTTTTCCGCTGGCAGAATGAAGATGCTGATACTTTGGTTTTTGGTTTGGTCATTATAGGCCCGACCCTGAACGCCTGGAACGATGTCAATGCGCTATTCGGTGATCCCCTCGCCAAGAACGATGCCGAGGTGTTGCCCAAAGACTGTCTCCTGGTGGTGGATTCCGGATACTCGCATACGACAGTCACTCCAGTCTACAAGGGCCAGCCTTTACAACGAGCCATCCGTCGACTCGATGTCGGTGGCAAACTTCTCACCAATTACTTGAAAGAAATTGTCTCAATGCGACAATACAATATGGTGGACGAGACATACATCATGAACGAGGTCAAGGAAGCCGTCTGCTTTGTCAGCAACGATTTCAACAGCGACATGGAACGGACGTGGAAGGCAAACAGACGGCGCGAAGATATGCAAAGTGTGGTTGTCGATTACGTTCTACCTGATCCCAATGCCAACAAGAAGGGCTTCATGCGGCCTCATGATCCGCTATTACAcgccaagaaaaagaagggtgCCCTCTCAGGTCTCAGTGCAGATATCTTGTCAGAAGAtgtccttgtcctcggcaATGAGCGATTCACTGTTCCCGAGCTGCTATTCACCCCCAGTGATATCGGTATGCAGCAAGCTGGAATTCCCGACATGGTTCTTCAAAGCATTTCTGTTTTGCCTCCTGGCTTGCACGCCGCTTTTCTGGCAAATGTCCTCGTAGTTGGGGGTAACTCTTGCATTCCTGGATTCATGGAGAGATTGTCAGTTCAATTCACGATGCTCGACGAGAATTGGGGGCAGAGCTAATATATCTTTCACAGTGAAAACGATCTTCGAGCAATTGCTTCTTCTGAATGTGTCGTCAGAGTACGACAGGCCGAGGAGTAAGCCGTCCCCCTCATCCCATCATCAATATCGTCGTGGGCTTCGAGTCTGCAATGTCACTGACTTTATCGGTTTCTAGTCCATTCCGCTCGGCTTGGCTTGGTGGCTCTCGATTTGCAAGTAACCGTGAGGAACTGGGGAAGCTGGTGATCACCCGACAGGAATACCAAGAATATGGCTCTGGTTGGGCGACCCGGCGATTCGCTGGGCTGGTGTAATGACCGGCCGAAGTTTGTGGGAAAAAGCCATTCTTCAACGACATTATCATTTGGGGAGTTCTCGGGGCCGATGAGGATTGGCGgatttcttgtttctttgCATTACGATACCCTTGAATAGTTTGAAACTGAATATTTCTCTTTACATTCGATCACTATCACCTGTCTTGTTGATCTATCATTTGGTTTTCGGAGTTCGGGACAGCACCTTGGTCCAGCCTACCACAGTAACTCTTCAAAAAAGCAGGAATACATACCATTTCTTGTCATCTGAAATATAGAGCATGCCATGATACTTGACTCGTTCACTCTTGAAGCAGGGACCATCAAACCTCGCCACTGTAGATGTATGGACTCGGATACGAGTATACTGACCCCTCGTTTGTTAGAGAAGCAAGTTCACATGATATCCCTGACTGAATCTGGGAAGGTTGCCCTGGGCCAGGAGATTCTCGAGGCTTGGTATCAGAAGGCAGTGTCGGGCTACTCTACCTCTTGTTCCTTGCCAATACTGTGGAGATAGCTTTATGGTGTCATCTTTTCTTGCCTCTTAATACtatcattctcatcttctccattgctctctttcccttgccctcttcatttctttccctcGGTTCTGAATATCCTCTCGTCCACTGACATCTAGCAAGTATGAAATAACCATG
The nucleotide sequence above comes from Penicillium oxalicum strain HP7-1 chromosome II, whole genome shotgun sequence. Encoded proteins:
- a CDS encoding Actin-like protein arp6 is translated as MGTSKSRASAKAAKAPPDVPARLIPPKTFVLDNGAYTMKAGWACDPSVSSEEALSHCVTIPNAIVKTRDNRVFTGAQLNTHVTDWNEAVFRRPVEKGYVVNWEAEREIWEQTFFEEKATPRNKQLRITKPEETTLILTEAPNNLPVLQRNTDEMVMEEWGFGGYARCLGPTLNAWNDVNALFGDPLAKNDAEVLPKDCLLVVDSGYSHTTVTPVYKGQPLQRAIRRLDVGGKLLTNYLKEIVSMRQYNMVDETYIMNEVKEAVCFVSNDFNSDMERTWKANRRREDMQSVVVDYVLPDPNANKKGFMRPHDPLLHAKKKKGALSGLSADILSEDVLVLGNERFTVPELLFTPSDIGMQQAGIPDMVLQSISVLPPGLHAAFLANVLVVGGNSCIPGFMERFENDLRAIASSECVVRVRQAEDPFRSAWLGGSRFASNREELGKLVITRQEYQEYGSGWATRRFAGLV